Proteins encoded in a region of the Planococcus citri chromosome 1, ihPlaCitr1.1, whole genome shotgun sequence genome:
- the mew gene encoding integrin alpha-PS1 isoform X2: MVFCALSKNNHAGVLIFILTNGVLFAHGFNLETRLPSVKQGHNGSYFGYSVAAHQIHDEDGRITDRLMLVGAPLDKNLQPQTTKSGALWRCPLTNDRNDCIQVITDGRREVDNDELSPPNSDEVKDGQWLGVTVKSQGPGEKVLVCAHRYVSGNFSCRGLCYILKQDLELEKHSEPCQSLQVGHTKFGSCQSGTSGMIFEDDNVVIGAPGALNWRGAVTILNVNDDPRRDKEVFTGPTDSWNEINPYGYLGMSVTGGYFLGDNISVFAAGAPRGNETGQVVLFVKRQSTGPKDKWIRYLIINGEQIASNFGYQVAAADLNGDKLSDLIVAAPFYFNLKTEEGGAVYIYMNDPVYHLNRSVPVKLTGKLESRFGLAISSLGDLNRDGCDDLAVGAPYEGNGVVYIYLGSRNGLITKPSQIIKSETIYNRYPLYTTFGYSLSGGVDLDGNGYPDLLIGAYENDTVVLLRSRPIIGFTTKVQPEYNLTNIDPNVRNCLINNTNYISCFSFETCCTITSVVQPYTNRNLRIQFQLEAESFEGKTSRIWFDDFYKKDHIITKELIMNNKTEHCDRHTAYLKENTLDIQSPIKIRMSYKLIHREPEQSSGRDLLSLDDYPILNQQEADKVFEATFLKDCGSNDICESRINLTANLLLDQLGIKDSDPNMYQLALGERKSLIMNVTINNSGESAYQAQLFVQFPKQVTYNQAYLINDKDRYICHSKLDTYVVCSLGNPLKQSAHLDLQIEFDLENVNGSEPLLEFNITANTTSNDRNAASNNLKFKVRVVEKLQLSINGYSIPEEIPEMQNTELKGESAIEYVEEIGNKVIHYYTIYNYGTWNVSNLRVEFEWPYQVANDKKEGKWLLYLDEHPVVENAIGQCDISPNDVNPLKKLTGRPEELTAANFSSTKNIFPVGDKSGFNEKTESSSNAKYNRVKRDTEMTVTPETYYKDGKKYKIVKMNCILKTVKCLKFSCELNLIESKQFASIIIKSRLWDATLIEDYSDVDLIKISSRAKMHIPSSSVTLQNIYSDEFLVETSARVNIRGQQTPESIPLYYIIGAILIGLLMFILLTLLLWKLGFFKRRRPDPTLSGNLEKHRLDD, from the exons AAGTCGACAACGATGAATTATCACCACCCAATAGCGATGAAGTAAAAGATGGTCAGTGGCTTGGAGTAACAGTAAAAAGTCAAGGACCAGGCGAGAAAGTTTTG GTATGTGCTCACCGATATGTATCTGGTAATTTCTCATGTCGTGGATTATGCTACATATTGAAGCAAGATTTGGAACTCGAAAAACATTCCGAGCCATGTCAAAGTTTACAAGT GGGTCATACAAAATTTGGAAGTTGTCAATCGGGCACCAGTGGTATGATTTTCGAAGACGATAACGTAGTGATCGGAGCGCCCGGGGCTTTAAACTGGAGAGGAGCTGTTACAATTTTGAACGTCAACGACGATCCTCGAAGAGATAAAGAAGTTTTTACAGGGCCTACTGACTCGTGGAACGAGATAAATCCATATGGTTATCTAG GTATGTCCGTGACCGGTGGATATTTCCTGGGTGATAACATCTCGGTATTTGCTGCGGGTGCTCCTCGCGGTAACGAAACCGGCCAAGTTGTATTGTTCGTTAAGAGACAATCGACAGGACCCAAAGATAAATGGATACGGTATTTAATCATAAACGGCGAACAGATCGCATCCAATTTTGGCTATCAAGTTGCCGCAGCCGACTTGAATGGCGATAA ACTGTCTGATCTCATTGTCGCGGCTCCtttctatttcaatttaaaaaccgAAGAAGGAGGAGCTGTTTATATTTATATGAATGATCCTGTCTATCATTTAAATAGAAGTGTTCCTGTAAAATTGACTGGAAAGCTGGAGTCGAG atTCGGTCTGGCTATTTCATCATTGGGCGATTTGAATCGCGACGGATGCGATGATTTAGCTGTCGGTGCTCCTTACGAAGGAAACGGTGTGGTGTACATTTATTTAGGCTCTCGTAATGGGCTTATCACAAAACCTAGTCAG ATAATAAAATCGGAGACGATTTACAATAGATATCCTCTTTATACCACGTTTGGTTATTCGCTGAGTGGCGGTGTTGATTTGGATGGAAATGGATATCCTGATTTACTCATCGGTGCTTATGAGAATGATACTGTGGTGTTATTAAGATCTCGACCTATCATAGGCTTCACTACCAAAGTTCAGCCAGAgtataatttaacaaatatTGATCCTAATGTGCGGAATTGCTTGATCAATAATACCAATTATATATCTTG CTTTTCGTTTGAAACTTGCTGCACAATTACTTCTGTCGTGCAACCTTACACGAATCGTAATTTACGAATCCAATTCCAATTAGAGGCGGAATCCTTCGAAGGAAAAACCTCTCGAATCTGGTTcgatgatttttacaaaaaagatcACATTATTACGAAAGAATTAATAATGAACAATAAAACTGAGCATTGTGATAGACATACTGCTTATTTGAAG gaaaacaCTTTGGATATTCAATCTCCTATAAAAATTCGAATGTCGTATAAACTTATACATAGAGAACCTGAACAAAGTTCCGGTAGAGATTTACTGTCGTTGGATGACTATCCAATTTTAAACCAACAAGAGGCCGATAAAGTGTTCGAAGCTACGTTTTTAAAGGATTGCGGTAGCAATGACATATGCGAAAGTCGAATCAATTTGACGGCTAATTTATTACTCGATCAGTTGGGTATAAAAG ATTCTGATCCAAATATGTATCAATTGGCCCTCGGTGAACGGAAAAGTTTGATAATGAATGTTACCATCAACAATAGCGGTGAATCGGCTTATCAAGCTCAGCTTTTCGTTCAGTTCCCCAAACAAGTTACCTATAATCAAGCTTACTTAATCAACGAC AAAGATCGTTATATTTGTCATTCGAAGTTGGATACGTATGTAGTATGTTCGTTGGGAAATCCTTTAAAACAATCAGCTCATCTCGATTTACAAATTGAATTCGATCTGGAAAACGTCAACGGCTCGGAACCGTTATTAGAATTCAATATTACCGCCAATACTACATCTAATGACAGAAACGCCGCttcaaataacttgaaattcaaaGTACGAGTTGTTGAAAAGCTTCAGCTATCGATTAATGG TTATTCGATTCCGGAAGAGATACCAGAAATGCAGAATACCGAACTGAAAGGTGAATCTGCCATCGAATACGTGGAAGAAATTGGAAACAAGGTGATACACTATTACACTATTTACAATTACGGCACGTGGAACGTCTCCAATCTACGAGTGGAATTTGAATGGCCATATCAAGTAGCTAATGATAAAAAAGAAGGCAAATGGTTATTATATCTCGATGAACATCCTGTGGTCGAAA ACGCTATTGGTCAATGTGATATATCACCAAATGACGTAAACCCTTTGAAGAAATTGACCGGAAGACCGGAAGAATTGACCGCCGCTAATTTTTCCAGTACAAAGAATATATTTCCTGTTGGAGACAAGTCGGGTTTCAACGAAAAGACCGAATCGTCTTCAAATGCCAAGTATAATCGAGTAAAACGTGACACCGAAATGACAGTGACTCCTGAAACGTATTATAAAGatggtaaaaaatacaaaatcgtGAAAATG AATTGTATACTCAAAACggtgaaatgtttgaaattcagTTGCGAATTGAATTTAATCGAAAGCAAACAGTTCGCTAGTATTATTATCAAATCGAG ATTATGGGATGCCACCTTGATCGAAGACTACAGCGATGTGGATCTAATAAAAATAAGTTCTCGAGCAAAAATGCATATACCCAGTTCCTCAGTTACTCTACAGAATATTTATTCGGACGAGTTTCTG gtTGAAACCTCTGCCAGAGTAAATATACGTGGACAACAAACACCAGAATCCATTCCATTATATTACATAATAGGTGCCATTCTCATCGGTCTACTGATGTTCATTTTACTCACATTGTTGCTTTGGAAATtaggttttttcaaaagaagaagGCCAGATCCTACTTTGAGTGGAAACTTGGAAAAACATAGGTTAGATGATTGA
- the mew gene encoding integrin alpha-PS1 isoform X3: MVEEVCAHRYVSGNFSCRGLCYILKQDLELEKHSEPCQSLQVGHTKFGSCQSGTSGMIFEDDNVVIGAPGALNWRGAVTILNVNDDPRRDKEVFTGPTDSWNEINPYGYLGMSVTGGYFLGDNISVFAAGAPRGNETGQVVLFVKRQSTGPKDKWIRYLIINGEQIASNFGYQVAAADLNGDKLSDLIVAAPFYFNLKTEEGGAVYIYMNDPVYHLNRSVPVKLTGKLESRFGLAISSLGDLNRDGCDDLAVGAPYEGNGVVYIYLGSRNGLITKPSQIIKSETIYNRYPLYTTFGYSLSGGVDLDGNGYPDLLIGAYENDTVVLLRSRPIIGFTTKVQPEYNLTNIDPNVRNCLINNTNYISCFSFETCCTITSVVQPYTNRNLRIQFQLEAESFEGKTSRIWFDDFYKKDHIITKELIMNNKTEHCDRHTAYLKENTLDIQSPIKIRMSYKLIHREPEQSSGRDLLSLDDYPILNQQEADKVFEATFLKDCGSNDICESRINLTANLLLDQLGIKDSDPNMYQLALGERKSLIMNVTINNSGESAYQAQLFVQFPKQVTYNQAYLINDKDRYICHSKLDTYVVCSLGNPLKQSAHLDLQIEFDLENVNGSEPLLEFNITANTTSNDRNAASNNLKFKVRVVEKLQLSINGYSIPEEIPEMQNTELKGESAIEYVEEIGNKVIHYYTIYNYGTWNVSNLRVEFEWPYQVANDKKEGKWLLYLDEHPVVENAIGQCDISPNDVNPLKKLTGRPEELTAANFSSTKNIFPVGDKSGFNEKTESSSNAKYNRVKRDTEMTVTPETYYKDGKKYKIVKMNCILKTVKCLKFSCELNLIESKQFASIIIKSRLWDATLIEDYSDVDLIKISSRAKMHIPSSSVTLQNIYSDEFLVETSARVNIRGQQTPESIPLYYIIGAILIGLLMFILLTLLLWKLGFFKRRRPDPTLSGNLEKHRLDD; encoded by the exons GTATGTGCTCACCGATATGTATCTGGTAATTTCTCATGTCGTGGATTATGCTACATATTGAAGCAAGATTTGGAACTCGAAAAACATTCCGAGCCATGTCAAAGTTTACAAGT GGGTCATACAAAATTTGGAAGTTGTCAATCGGGCACCAGTGGTATGATTTTCGAAGACGATAACGTAGTGATCGGAGCGCCCGGGGCTTTAAACTGGAGAGGAGCTGTTACAATTTTGAACGTCAACGACGATCCTCGAAGAGATAAAGAAGTTTTTACAGGGCCTACTGACTCGTGGAACGAGATAAATCCATATGGTTATCTAG GTATGTCCGTGACCGGTGGATATTTCCTGGGTGATAACATCTCGGTATTTGCTGCGGGTGCTCCTCGCGGTAACGAAACCGGCCAAGTTGTATTGTTCGTTAAGAGACAATCGACAGGACCCAAAGATAAATGGATACGGTATTTAATCATAAACGGCGAACAGATCGCATCCAATTTTGGCTATCAAGTTGCCGCAGCCGACTTGAATGGCGATAA ACTGTCTGATCTCATTGTCGCGGCTCCtttctatttcaatttaaaaaccgAAGAAGGAGGAGCTGTTTATATTTATATGAATGATCCTGTCTATCATTTAAATAGAAGTGTTCCTGTAAAATTGACTGGAAAGCTGGAGTCGAG atTCGGTCTGGCTATTTCATCATTGGGCGATTTGAATCGCGACGGATGCGATGATTTAGCTGTCGGTGCTCCTTACGAAGGAAACGGTGTGGTGTACATTTATTTAGGCTCTCGTAATGGGCTTATCACAAAACCTAGTCAG ATAATAAAATCGGAGACGATTTACAATAGATATCCTCTTTATACCACGTTTGGTTATTCGCTGAGTGGCGGTGTTGATTTGGATGGAAATGGATATCCTGATTTACTCATCGGTGCTTATGAGAATGATACTGTGGTGTTATTAAGATCTCGACCTATCATAGGCTTCACTACCAAAGTTCAGCCAGAgtataatttaacaaatatTGATCCTAATGTGCGGAATTGCTTGATCAATAATACCAATTATATATCTTG CTTTTCGTTTGAAACTTGCTGCACAATTACTTCTGTCGTGCAACCTTACACGAATCGTAATTTACGAATCCAATTCCAATTAGAGGCGGAATCCTTCGAAGGAAAAACCTCTCGAATCTGGTTcgatgatttttacaaaaaagatcACATTATTACGAAAGAATTAATAATGAACAATAAAACTGAGCATTGTGATAGACATACTGCTTATTTGAAG gaaaacaCTTTGGATATTCAATCTCCTATAAAAATTCGAATGTCGTATAAACTTATACATAGAGAACCTGAACAAAGTTCCGGTAGAGATTTACTGTCGTTGGATGACTATCCAATTTTAAACCAACAAGAGGCCGATAAAGTGTTCGAAGCTACGTTTTTAAAGGATTGCGGTAGCAATGACATATGCGAAAGTCGAATCAATTTGACGGCTAATTTATTACTCGATCAGTTGGGTATAAAAG ATTCTGATCCAAATATGTATCAATTGGCCCTCGGTGAACGGAAAAGTTTGATAATGAATGTTACCATCAACAATAGCGGTGAATCGGCTTATCAAGCTCAGCTTTTCGTTCAGTTCCCCAAACAAGTTACCTATAATCAAGCTTACTTAATCAACGAC AAAGATCGTTATATTTGTCATTCGAAGTTGGATACGTATGTAGTATGTTCGTTGGGAAATCCTTTAAAACAATCAGCTCATCTCGATTTACAAATTGAATTCGATCTGGAAAACGTCAACGGCTCGGAACCGTTATTAGAATTCAATATTACCGCCAATACTACATCTAATGACAGAAACGCCGCttcaaataacttgaaattcaaaGTACGAGTTGTTGAAAAGCTTCAGCTATCGATTAATGG TTATTCGATTCCGGAAGAGATACCAGAAATGCAGAATACCGAACTGAAAGGTGAATCTGCCATCGAATACGTGGAAGAAATTGGAAACAAGGTGATACACTATTACACTATTTACAATTACGGCACGTGGAACGTCTCCAATCTACGAGTGGAATTTGAATGGCCATATCAAGTAGCTAATGATAAAAAAGAAGGCAAATGGTTATTATATCTCGATGAACATCCTGTGGTCGAAA ACGCTATTGGTCAATGTGATATATCACCAAATGACGTAAACCCTTTGAAGAAATTGACCGGAAGACCGGAAGAATTGACCGCCGCTAATTTTTCCAGTACAAAGAATATATTTCCTGTTGGAGACAAGTCGGGTTTCAACGAAAAGACCGAATCGTCTTCAAATGCCAAGTATAATCGAGTAAAACGTGACACCGAAATGACAGTGACTCCTGAAACGTATTATAAAGatggtaaaaaatacaaaatcgtGAAAATG AATTGTATACTCAAAACggtgaaatgtttgaaattcagTTGCGAATTGAATTTAATCGAAAGCAAACAGTTCGCTAGTATTATTATCAAATCGAG ATTATGGGATGCCACCTTGATCGAAGACTACAGCGATGTGGATCTAATAAAAATAAGTTCTCGAGCAAAAATGCATATACCCAGTTCCTCAGTTACTCTACAGAATATTTATTCGGACGAGTTTCTG gtTGAAACCTCTGCCAGAGTAAATATACGTGGACAACAAACACCAGAATCCATTCCATTATATTACATAATAGGTGCCATTCTCATCGGTCTACTGATGTTCATTTTACTCACATTGTTGCTTTGGAAATtaggttttttcaaaagaagaagGCCAGATCCTACTTTGAGTGGAAACTTGGAAAAACATAGGTTAGATGATTGA